TCTCAATAGGAACGTCAACATATACTTCCACGAATGGCAATCCATCTTTGTTGTGCAGTTCCCTGgcttttcttctctcttccCTGTAAGGTGAAATGAATGAAGTAATAGCAACAGAACAAGAGTCTGCAAACAGCTTGGAAACCTCACTGATTCTTCTGATGTTTTCGTTACGATCATCCTCGCTGAATCCAAGGTCCTTGTTCAACCCGAAGCGGATGTTGTCACCGTCCAGTCTGTATGCATTGTTTCCTCTCTGTAGCAGGCTCTGTTCTAAGGCACAACCGATAGTGCTTTTTCCACTGGCACTGAGTCCGGTAAGCCAGACAGTGACACCGCCTTGTTTAGTCAATTCCTTGCGCTCATCGTGAGTGAGATTTTCATGCCATGTGATATTAGT
This is a stretch of genomic DNA from Komagataella phaffii GS115 chromosome 3, complete sequence. It encodes these proteins:
- a CDS encoding Adenylylsulfate kinase, required for sulfate assimilation and involved in methionine metabolism — protein: MATNITWHENLTHDERKELTKQGGVTVWLTGLSASGKSTIGCALEQSLLQRGNNAYRLDGDNIRFGLNKDLGFSEDDRNENIRRISEVSKLFADSCSVAITSFISPYREERRKARELHNKDGLPFVEVYVDVPIEIAEQRDPKGLYKKAREGIIKEFTGISAPYEAPENPELHVHTDKQTVEESAKIIIDYLLEKKLIK